In one window of Halomarina pelagica DNA:
- a CDS encoding tRNA-dihydrouridine synthase — translation MTTVDPFEPRVALASLSGASDAAWARRAADHAGCAFLGGIALDRDTRAAARALVARDREEFLPHDPVAFVDRELAALDGVPLRAGVNVRSATLDPVRAVARVCRDRDAILEVNAHCRQDEMCAAGAGEALLRDPDRLCEQVAAASGEGATVSAKVRAEVPGVDLPDLARRIEAAGGEVIHVDAMDSEAVVADVVDACDLFVIANNGVRDRATVEEYLNHGADAVSVGRPSDDPAVLARVRRAADAWFAGGRTGQNRRNVEREEGADA, via the coding sequence ATGACGACCGTCGACCCCTTCGAGCCGCGCGTCGCGCTCGCCAGCCTGAGCGGGGCCTCCGACGCGGCGTGGGCGCGCCGCGCGGCCGACCACGCGGGCTGTGCGTTCCTCGGCGGCATCGCGCTCGATCGCGACACCCGCGCTGCCGCCCGCGCGCTCGTCGCGCGAGACCGCGAGGAGTTCCTCCCCCACGATCCGGTCGCGTTCGTCGACCGGGAACTCGCGGCGCTCGACGGCGTCCCCCTCCGGGCGGGCGTGAACGTCCGCAGCGCGACGCTCGACCCCGTCCGCGCGGTCGCCCGCGTCTGCCGGGACCGCGACGCGATCCTGGAGGTGAACGCCCACTGCCGGCAGGACGAGATGTGCGCGGCGGGCGCGGGCGAGGCGCTCCTGCGCGACCCCGACCGGCTCTGCGAGCAGGTGGCGGCCGCGAGCGGCGAGGGGGCGACCGTGAGCGCGAAGGTCCGCGCCGAGGTGCCGGGCGTCGACCTCCCCGACCTCGCGCGTCGGATCGAGGCGGCGGGGGGCGAGGTCATCCACGTGGACGCGATGGACTCGGAGGCCGTCGTCGCCGACGTGGTCGACGCCTGCGACCTGTTCGTGATCGCCAACAACGGCGTGCGCGACCGGGCGACCGTCGAGGAGTACCTGAACCACGGCGCGGACGCGGTGAGCGTCGGCCGCCCGAGCGACGACCCCGCCGTCCTCGCGCGGGTGCGGCGGGCGGCCGACGCGTGGTTCGCCGGGGGGCGGACGGGGCAGAACCGGAGGAACGTCGAACGAGAGGAGGGGGCCGACGCCTGA
- a CDS encoding triphosphoribosyl-dephospho-CoA synthase gives MRDHVQNAELALLLEVAGTPKPGNVDRRRDHPDLRFEHFLAGAVGSVPGLRMAAGDAPLGDAFERAVAGMGEQSGGNTQFGALLSLVPLVRAASEGDLSPAGAGRVCAATTVDDACAFYRAFEVVAVAVDDPPEGMEALDVRRGGDAEPALRERGLTLADVLADSAGVDGVAREWTEGFPRAFEAAGWLLADDGPIADRASRAFLRLLADEPDTFVEKRLDAATAREATERARAALDGGEDPEALAEEFVARGVNPGTTADLTAAALFVALERGMEV, from the coding sequence ATGCGCGATCACGTGCAGAACGCCGAACTCGCCCTCCTGCTGGAGGTGGCGGGAACGCCCAAGCCGGGGAACGTGGACCGCCGCCGCGACCACCCCGACCTGCGCTTCGAGCACTTCCTGGCCGGGGCCGTCGGGAGCGTCCCGGGGCTTCGGATGGCGGCGGGCGACGCGCCGCTCGGCGACGCGTTCGAGCGGGCCGTCGCGGGGATGGGGGAGCAGTCCGGCGGCAACACGCAGTTCGGCGCGCTCCTGTCGCTCGTCCCCCTCGTGCGGGCCGCGAGCGAGGGCGACCTCTCGCCCGCGGGCGCGGGGCGCGTCTGCGCGGCGACGACGGTCGACGACGCCTGCGCCTTCTACCGCGCGTTCGAGGTCGTGGCCGTGGCCGTGGACGACCCGCCCGAGGGGATGGAGGCGCTCGACGTGCGCCGCGGGGGCGACGCCGAACCGGCGCTTCGCGAGCGCGGGCTCACCCTGGCGGACGTGCTGGCCGACAGCGCGGGGGTGGACGGCGTCGCCCGCGAGTGGACCGAGGGGTTCCCGCGCGCGTTCGAGGCGGCGGGGTGGCTCCTGGCCGACGACGGGCCGATCGCCGATCGCGCGTCGCGGGCGTTCCTGCGTCTGCTGGCGGACGAGCCGGACACGTTCGTCGAGAAGCGCCTCGACGCCGCGACGGCGCGAGAGGCGACCGAACGCGCGCGGGCCGCGCTCGACGGCGGGGAGGACCCCGAGGCGCTGGCCGAGGAGTTCGTCGCCCGCGGCGTGAACCCCGGAACGACGGCCGACCTCACCGCGGCGGCGCTGTTCGTCGCGCTGGAGCGGGGGATGGAGGTGTGA
- a CDS encoding DUF447 domain-containing protein, with protein MTDVPNAADWPVDLSGVTESVVTTLGPNDRWNVAALGLFAADDGRVTARTWGRTRTRRNFEERGEGYVQFTRAPVDFVEAACSIREEDAPILDSADAWARVAAEASDAGTTDGTRWIEWTLSPVESNVERRAVPTTNRARCAVVEATVAASRLDTPGYDDAALRERIAYFESVVDSCAGERERSAWERFEELVEWRP; from the coding sequence GTGACCGACGTGCCGAACGCCGCCGACTGGCCGGTCGACCTCTCGGGCGTCACCGAGTCGGTCGTGACGACGCTCGGGCCGAACGACCGGTGGAACGTCGCCGCCCTCGGCCTGTTCGCGGCGGACGACGGCCGAGTGACGGCCCGGACGTGGGGGCGCACCCGGACGCGGCGCAACTTCGAGGAACGCGGCGAGGGGTACGTCCAGTTCACCCGCGCCCCCGTCGACTTCGTCGAGGCGGCCTGCTCGATCCGCGAGGAGGACGCGCCGATACTCGACTCGGCGGACGCCTGGGCGCGCGTCGCGGCGGAGGCGTCGGACGCGGGGACGACCGACGGGACGCGGTGGATCGAGTGGACGCTCTCGCCGGTCGAGTCGAACGTCGAGCGGCGGGCCGTCCCGACGACGAACCGCGCCCGCTGCGCGGTCGTGGAGGCGACCGTGGCGGCCTCGCGCCTGGACACCCCCGGGTACGACGACGCGGCGCTCCGCGAGCGCATCGCGTACTTCGAGTCGGTGGTGGACTCCTGCGCGGGCGAGCGCGAGCGCTCGGCGTGGGAACGCTTCGAGGAGTTAGTGGAGTGGCGACCCTGA
- the gvpO gene encoding gas vesicle protein GvpO, halophile-type — protein MSDHSEQAQCRALTSDGTRCARSADVDGFCYQHGPDDPTIDEAGEDEGETEEVLIADGNGDGDGDGDGDGDGDDDDEGEESEGESDESDGNDGNGGEGEEGDESEESTTTGVAAVRDTIRSSAADLIGYPLDGIAAIERANGEEEWSVLVEVIERRSIPDTSDIIGEYRVDLDDGGEIQSYRRVRRFRRGDTDQEQF, from the coding sequence ATGAGCGACCATAGCGAGCAGGCGCAGTGTCGCGCCCTCACGAGCGACGGCACTCGCTGCGCACGCTCCGCGGACGTCGACGGTTTTTGTTACCAACACGGCCCCGACGACCCGACTATCGACGAGGCCGGGGAGGACGAGGGGGAGACGGAGGAGGTGCTCATCGCAGACGGTAACGGCGACGGCGACGGCGACGGCGACGGCGACGGTGACGGCGACGACGACGACGAGGGGGAGGAGAGCGAGGGGGAAAGCGACGAGAGCGACGGAAACGACGGAAACGGGGGCGAAGGCGAGGAAGGAGACGAGAGCGAGGAGTCAACGACCACCGGCGTCGCGGCGGTCCGGGACACCATCCGATCGTCCGCGGCCGACCTGATCGGCTACCCGCTCGACGGCATCGCCGCGATCGAGCGCGCGAACGGCGAGGAGGAGTGGTCGGTGCTGGTCGAGGTGATCGAGCGGCGATCGATCCCCGACACCTCGGACATCATCGGGGAGTACCGGGTGGACCTCGACGACGGCGGCGAGATCCAGAGCTACCGGCGCGTCCGGCGCTTCCGCCGCGGCGACACCGACCAGGAACAGTTCTAG
- the gvpA gene encoding gas vesicle protein GvpA, with protein sequence MSSQRPGTSSLADVLDRILDKGVVIDIWARISIIGIEILTVEARIVVASVDTFLHYAKEISRIELASESGELEDLNELEIGSSPLVEPKQTPS encoded by the coding sequence ATGTCTAGCCAACGACCGGGGACGTCCAGTCTCGCTGACGTGCTCGACAGAATCCTCGACAAGGGTGTCGTCATCGACATCTGGGCACGAATCTCGATCATCGGCATCGAGATCCTGACCGTCGAGGCGCGGATCGTCGTCGCCTCCGTCGATACGTTCCTCCACTACGCGAAGGAGATATCACGTATCGAACTGGCGAGCGAGTCCGGCGAGTTAGAGGACCTGAACGAACTCGAGATCGGGTCCTCGCCGCTCGTCGAGCCGAAACAGACCCCGTCATGA
- a CDS encoding GvpL/GvpF family gas vesicle protein, with product MSDRHLYVYGVVERDEIELEMEGVDGATEIYSVDHGPFSAVVSDVETLEPEETDENSRAHDEVIRAVMEGGEGRTFVPMRFGMVFKNGRTLKSVLREARPAFSRALRDLDGTVELGVKLVAPEETSIDREAVAEDVSERLSAVSAGEADNGLFSDRLVFNASYLVERDSREAFDEAVEGIEDDYGDELTVQYTGPYAPYNFVDIEIGAQH from the coding sequence ATGAGCGACCGACACCTGTACGTCTACGGCGTCGTCGAGCGCGACGAGATCGAACTGGAGATGGAGGGCGTCGACGGAGCGACGGAGATCTACTCGGTCGACCACGGGCCGTTCTCGGCGGTCGTGAGCGACGTAGAGACGCTCGAGCCGGAGGAGACCGACGAGAACAGCCGAGCGCACGACGAGGTCATCCGGGCGGTCATGGAGGGCGGGGAGGGTCGGACGTTCGTCCCGATGCGCTTCGGGATGGTGTTCAAGAACGGCCGGACGCTCAAGAGCGTCCTCCGCGAGGCGCGGCCGGCGTTCTCCCGCGCGCTCCGCGACCTCGACGGGACGGTCGAACTCGGGGTGAAGCTGGTCGCGCCCGAGGAGACGTCGATCGACCGCGAGGCCGTCGCCGAGGACGTCTCGGAGCGGCTGTCGGCGGTGAGCGCCGGCGAGGCCGACAACGGACTGTTCAGCGACCGCCTCGTGTTCAACGCCTCCTACCTCGTCGAGCGCGACTCCCGGGAGGCGTTCGACGAGGCGGTCGAGGGGATCGAAGACGACTACGGCGACGAACTGACGGTGCAGTACACCGGCCCGTACGCGCCCTACAACTTCGTCGACATCGAGATCGGGGCACAGCACTGA
- the gvpG gene encoding gas vesicle protein GvpG yields the protein MFLVDDLLLRPLVSLGNVIHSMAIEEMYDVDALRDERKENRLLYELGELSREEYERRQEEIRDQIALAEEAREHLSGRVEVKR from the coding sequence ATGTTCCTCGTCGACGACCTGCTTCTCCGGCCGCTCGTCTCGCTGGGTAACGTCATCCACTCGATGGCGATCGAGGAGATGTACGACGTCGACGCGCTGCGCGACGAGCGCAAGGAGAACCGCCTGCTGTACGAACTCGGCGAGCTGTCGCGGGAGGAGTACGAGCGCCGCCAGGAGGAGATCCGCGACCAGATCGCCCTCGCAGAGGAGGCGCGCGAGCACCTCAGCGGCCGCGTCGAAGTGAAACGGTGA